A single genomic interval of Streptomyces sp. 1222.5 harbors:
- a CDS encoding DUF3558 family protein, with translation MQRAAQRDVRVQTDQRAKRLRRALVCAAAVPAVLITAACSSDSGDSKAKGGDEASAQQSAGGSAKPSASASPTVQAAAYKKLPDACAVLTKKTLGDLVPKGSDSAKKGNSDDPSTRASCAWNSLDNNGVKGSQFRWLNVSLLRFDSDTARGSGDAQAHTYYSRQVRDAQGVDGAKDVKATPLSGTGAEATTVRYDLKKKEGLFKQQTVVARVENVVVTLDYNGAGLAGEKTPAAGDLTKAAEKALREVVASVSKTNGEGSGQSSDSKGSASPSKAASKSASASPSKSASKAPSAGASASKSSAAKN, from the coding sequence ATGCAGCGAGCAGCACAGCGAGACGTCCGTGTCCAGACTGACCAGCGAGCCAAGCGCCTTCGCCGTGCTCTTGTCTGCGCGGCAGCCGTCCCCGCGGTTCTGATCACCGCCGCCTGCTCCTCGGACTCGGGCGACTCCAAGGCCAAGGGCGGTGACGAGGCGTCCGCCCAGCAGTCCGCGGGCGGCTCCGCGAAGCCGTCCGCCAGCGCCTCCCCGACGGTGCAGGCCGCGGCCTACAAGAAGCTCCCGGACGCGTGCGCGGTGCTGACGAAGAAGACGCTGGGCGATCTGGTGCCGAAGGGCTCGGACTCCGCCAAGAAGGGCAATTCGGACGACCCGTCGACCCGGGCCTCCTGTGCCTGGAACAGCCTGGACAACAACGGCGTCAAGGGCTCCCAGTTCCGCTGGCTGAACGTCTCCCTGCTCCGCTTCGACTCCGACACCGCCCGGGGCTCCGGCGACGCGCAGGCGCACACGTACTACAGCCGGCAGGTCCGGGACGCCCAGGGTGTGGACGGCGCGAAGGACGTCAAGGCCACCCCCCTGTCCGGCACGGGCGCGGAGGCGACGACGGTGCGCTACGACCTGAAGAAGAAGGAAGGCCTCTTCAAGCAGCAGACGGTCGTGGCCCGCGTCGAGAACGTCGTCGTCACCCTCGACTACAACGGCGCCGGTCTCGCCGGTGAGAAGACCCCGGCCGCCGGCGACCTGACGAAGGCCGCGGAGAAGGCGCTCAGGGAGGTGGTCGCGTCCGTCTCGAAGACCAACGGTGAAGGTTCCGGGCAGAGTTCGGACTCGAAGGGCTCGGCGTCCCCCTCCAAGGCCGCGTCGAAGTCCGCGTCGGCTTCGCCGTCGAAGTCCGCGTCCAAGGCGCCTTCCGCCGGCGCGTCCGCGTCCAAGTCGTCCGCCGCGAAGAACTGA
- a CDS encoding RtcB family protein has translation MSYVEMPGAKVPIRMWTDPATVEDVALRQLQNVATLPWIKGLAVMPDVHYGKGATVGSVIAMQGAVCPAAVGVDIGCGMSAVRTSLTANDLPGDLSRLRSKIEQAIPVGRGMHEDPTDPGQFHGLATAGWDDFWKRFDGIADAVKFRQERATKQMGTLGSGNHFVEVCTDTDGAVWLMLHSGSRNIGKELAEHHIGVAQKLPHNQGLVDRDLAVFVADTPQMAAYRNDLFWAQEYARYNRTLMMALLKDVVRKEFKKAKPTFEPEISCHHNYVAEERYEGMDLLVTRKGAIRAGSGDYGIIPGSMGTGSYIVKGLGNERSFNSASHGAGRRMSRNAAKRRFSTKDLEDQTRGVECRKDSGVVDEIPGAYKSIDQVIDQQRDLVEVVAKLKQVVCVKG, from the coding sequence ATGTCGTACGTGGAGATGCCGGGCGCGAAGGTCCCGATCCGGATGTGGACGGACCCCGCGACGGTCGAGGACGTGGCCCTGCGCCAGCTCCAGAACGTGGCGACCCTGCCGTGGATCAAAGGTCTGGCCGTGATGCCGGACGTCCACTACGGCAAGGGCGCGACGGTCGGCTCGGTCATCGCGATGCAGGGCGCCGTGTGCCCGGCCGCGGTGGGCGTGGACATCGGCTGCGGGATGTCGGCGGTGCGGACGTCGCTGACGGCGAACGACCTGCCGGGCGACCTGTCCCGGCTGCGGTCGAAGATCGAGCAGGCGATTCCGGTGGGGCGGGGGATGCACGAGGATCCCACCGACCCCGGGCAGTTCCATGGTCTGGCGACCGCCGGGTGGGACGACTTCTGGAAGCGGTTCGACGGGATCGCCGATGCGGTCAAGTTCCGTCAGGAACGTGCCACGAAGCAGATGGGGACGCTCGGGTCCGGTAACCACTTCGTCGAGGTGTGCACCGACACCGACGGCGCCGTGTGGCTGATGCTGCACTCCGGTTCCCGGAACATCGGCAAGGAACTCGCCGAGCACCACATCGGCGTGGCCCAGAAGCTCCCGCACAACCAGGGCCTGGTCGACCGCGACCTCGCGGTCTTCGTCGCGGACACCCCGCAGATGGCCGCCTACCGCAACGACCTGTTCTGGGCGCAGGAGTACGCCAGGTACAACCGCACGCTCATGATGGCGCTCCTGAAGGACGTCGTCCGCAAGGAGTTCAAGAAGGCGAAGCCGACCTTCGAGCCGGAGATCTCCTGCCACCACAACTACGTGGCGGAGGAGCGGTACGAGGGCATGGACCTGCTCGTGACCCGCAAGGGCGCGATCCGGGCCGGCTCCGGGGACTACGGGATCATCCCGGGCTCGATGGGCACGGGTTCGTACATCGTGAAGGGCCTCGGGAACGAGCGGTCCTTCAACTCGGCCTCGCACGGGGCCGGTCGGCGGATGAGCCGCAACGCGGCCAAGCGGCGCTTCTCGACGAAGGACCTGGAGGACCAGACCCGGGGCGTGGAGTGCCGCAAGGACTCCGGCGTCGTGGACGAGATCCCGGGCGCTTACAAGTCCATCGACCAGGTGATCGACCAGCAGCGGGACCTGGTCGAGGTGGTGGCCAAGCTGAAGCAGGTCGTCTGCGTCAAGGGCTGA
- a CDS encoding SDR family NAD(P)-dependent oxidoreductase: MATAAPSAASRIAVVTGASSGIGAATARQLAEAGYRVVLTARRKDRIEALAEELTRAGHSAVAYQLDVTDRAAVDEFAGAFKTVGVLVNNAGGALGADPVATGDPADWRTMYETNVLGTLNLTQALLPKLDASGDGVVVVVSSTAGHGTYEGGGGYVAAKHGAHVLAETLRLEIVGRPVRVVEIAPGMVRTDEFALTRFGGDEEKAAKVYEGVAEPLSADDVAETITWAVTRPSHVNVDLLVVRPRAQASNTKVHRER, from the coding sequence ATGGCCACCGCCGCCCCGTCCGCCGCCTCCCGCATCGCCGTCGTCACCGGTGCGAGCAGCGGCATCGGTGCCGCCACGGCCCGGCAGCTCGCCGAGGCCGGCTACCGCGTCGTGCTCACCGCCCGCCGCAAGGACCGCATCGAGGCCCTGGCCGAGGAGCTGACCCGGGCCGGGCACTCGGCGGTCGCCTACCAGCTGGACGTGACGGACCGCGCGGCCGTGGACGAGTTCGCCGGCGCCTTCAAGACGGTCGGCGTGCTGGTCAACAACGCGGGCGGCGCGCTCGGCGCGGACCCGGTGGCCACCGGCGACCCGGCCGACTGGCGCACGATGTACGAGACCAACGTCCTCGGCACCCTGAACCTCACCCAGGCCCTGCTCCCCAAGCTGGACGCGAGCGGCGACGGCGTGGTCGTCGTGGTCTCCTCCACCGCCGGCCACGGCACCTACGAGGGCGGCGGCGGCTACGTGGCCGCCAAGCACGGCGCCCACGTCCTCGCCGAGACCCTCCGCCTGGAGATCGTCGGCCGGCCGGTCCGGGTCGTCGAGATCGCCCCCGGCATGGTCCGGACCGACGAGTTCGCCCTCACCCGCTTCGGCGGCGACGAGGAGAAGGCGGCGAAGGTGTACGAGGGCGTCGCCGAGCCCCTCAGCGCGGACGACGTGGCCGAGACGATCACCTGGGCGGTCACCCGCCCCAGCCACGTCAACGTCGACCTGCTGGTCGTGCGCCCGCGCGCCCAGGCCTCCAACACCAAGGTCCACCGGGAGCGGTGA
- a CDS encoding YnfA family protein, translating to MPILRSAALFVVAALFEIGGAWLVWQGVREHRGWLWIAGGVLSLGAYGFVATFQPDAHFGRILAAYGGIFVAGSILWGVVADGFRPDRWDITGALICLAGMAVIMWAPRNSG from the coding sequence ATGCCGATCCTCCGCTCCGCCGCCCTGTTCGTCGTCGCCGCGCTGTTCGAGATCGGCGGCGCCTGGCTGGTCTGGCAGGGCGTGCGCGAGCACCGCGGCTGGCTGTGGATCGCCGGGGGCGTGCTGTCCCTGGGCGCGTACGGCTTCGTCGCCACCTTCCAGCCGGACGCCCACTTCGGCCGGATCCTCGCCGCCTACGGCGGGATCTTCGTGGCCGGCTCGATCCTGTGGGGCGTGGTCGCCGACGGCTTCCGCCCCGACCGCTGGGACATCACCGGTGCGCTGATCTGCCTCGCGGGCATGGCCGTGATCATGTGGGCGCCGAGGAACAGCGGCTGA
- a CDS encoding helix-turn-helix domain-containing protein yields MATMTAAQRREQARADYDAFLRSCPTNQLLGRLSDKWVGLVVAALAAGPMRYSDLGRRIAGVSPKMLTQTLRALERDGIVTRSVTPSVPVRVDYELTPLGAGLAALLTAVKEWAEAHFDEVRTARERYDEQNPA; encoded by the coding sequence ATGGCGACCATGACCGCCGCCCAGCGGCGTGAGCAGGCCCGCGCCGACTACGACGCCTTCCTGCGCAGCTGCCCCACCAACCAGCTGCTCGGCCGGCTCAGCGACAAGTGGGTCGGCCTCGTCGTCGCCGCCCTCGCCGCCGGCCCCATGCGCTACAGCGACCTCGGCCGCAGGATCGCCGGCGTCAGCCCCAAGATGCTCACGCAGACCCTGCGCGCCCTGGAGCGGGACGGCATCGTCACCCGCTCGGTCACCCCGTCCGTGCCGGTCCGCGTCGACTACGAGCTCACCCCGCTCGGCGCCGGCCTGGCCGCCCTGCTGACCGCCGTGAAGGAATGGGCCGAGGCCCACTTCGACGAGGTCCGCACGGCCCGCGAACGCTACGACGAGCAGAACCCCGCCTGA
- a CDS encoding NADP-dependent oxidoreductase — MRAAVVRTFGGPEAAEIVEVAVPEPGAGQVRIKVAAGAVNPVDLAVRAGLFGGPEAAIGLGWDVAGTVDAVGDGAAWQVGDEVVALVPGVADPLGAHADYAVVAADAVAGAPASVDAVHAGTLPLNALTAAQALDLLDLAPGASLLVTGAAGAVGGFAVQLAARRGITVTGHARPGDEEPVRSFGAAHFTSGGVEPASADAVLDAAVLGRPALEWVRDGGVYVGVRPGTQPAPVRGVRTDAVQVRADGARLAELVRLVDEGVLTLRVAETYALADTAKAHARLAEGGLRGRVVLVP, encoded by the coding sequence ATGCGTGCTGCTGTGGTGAGGACGTTCGGTGGCCCGGAGGCGGCGGAGATCGTCGAGGTCGCGGTGCCGGAGCCGGGGGCGGGCCAGGTGCGGATCAAGGTGGCGGCCGGTGCGGTGAACCCGGTGGACCTGGCGGTGCGCGCCGGTCTGTTCGGTGGCCCGGAGGCGGCGATAGGGCTCGGCTGGGACGTCGCCGGGACGGTGGACGCGGTGGGTGACGGCGCGGCCTGGCAGGTCGGCGACGAGGTGGTCGCGCTGGTGCCGGGGGTGGCCGATCCGCTCGGTGCGCACGCCGACTACGCGGTGGTGGCCGCGGACGCGGTGGCCGGGGCTCCGGCCTCGGTGGACGCGGTGCACGCGGGCACCCTGCCGCTGAACGCGCTGACCGCCGCGCAGGCCCTGGACCTGCTGGATCTCGCGCCGGGGGCGTCGCTGCTGGTGACCGGCGCCGCGGGTGCGGTGGGCGGGTTCGCGGTGCAGCTGGCCGCGCGCCGGGGGATCACGGTGACCGGGCACGCCCGGCCGGGCGACGAGGAGCCGGTGCGTTCGTTCGGTGCCGCGCACTTCACCTCCGGGGGCGTCGAGCCGGCGAGTGCGGACGCGGTGCTGGACGCGGCGGTGCTCGGCCGGCCGGCGCTGGAGTGGGTGCGGGACGGGGGCGTGTACGTCGGCGTCCGCCCCGGTACCCAGCCCGCTCCGGTGCGCGGGGTGCGGACCGACGCCGTCCAGGTGCGCGCGGACGGCGCCCGGCTCGCGGAACTGGTCCGGCTGGTGGACGAGGGGGTGCTGACCCTCCGGGTGGCGGAGACCTACGCCCTGGCCGACACGGCGAAGGCCCACGCCCGCCTGGCCGAGGGCGGCCTGCGCGGCCGGGTGGTGCTGGTGCCCTGA